The DNA segment ACCCGCGGAGACGATCGGACGGAACTGCCGATTCCTCCAGGGACCAGGGACGGATCCAGACGCGATCTCGACCCTTCGATCGGCCATCGACGCCGAGGAGCCAGTCGCCGTCGAACTCGAGAACTACCGGGCCGACGGCGAGCCCTTCTGGAACCGCGTCGAGATCGCGCCCCTCCACCGGGACGGCGACGTGACACACTTCGTCGGCTATCAGACCGACGTTACCGCGCGGAAGACGGCCGAACTCAGGCTAGAGCGAGAACGTGAGACACTCGACACCATCCTCACACGGGTCAACGGACTGGTCAACGACGTGACGGCCGCCCTCGTGGAGGCGGGCGGTCGAGCGGCCGCCGAACGGTCCGTCTGCGAGCGGATCGCCGACACCGACGCGTACCAGGCCGCCTGGATCGGTGACCCCGACCTCGCGACGGGCCGCATAACGGTGTCCGCCGCGGCTGGTGTCTGGGAAACGGATCCCGACGAGATCGGTCGAGCGCTCGGCGACGACGAGGCGACGGTAACCGCCGCGTCTCGGGCGTACGAGACCGGCCACACACAACGCATCACGGACCCGGAAACCATCGACCGTGTTCGAAGAGGAGACTGGTTCGAGGGATGCGAACTCGGTGGCGTGGTCGCGATCCCACTTTCGAATCGGGACACGATTCACGGGGTACTCTGCGTGTACGCGACCGAGGGTACTGCGATCGATGATCGGGAGGGTGTCGTCCTCGACGCGCTCGCCAGAGCGACCGCGACGACGATCGACGCGATCGAGCGGGGCCGACTCCTCCTCGCGGACCACGTCGTCGAACTCGAGATTGATATCAGAGACCCTGCGGTTCCGCTCGTCGCACTTTCCGACCGCACCGATACGACGATCTCCTACGAGGGCGCCGTCGTCGGTGCGAACGGACGAGTCGGACTGTTCGTCGCCATCGAAGCGCCGCCAGCGGAGATCTCGGCCGCGATCGACCACGTCTCAGGCATCACCGACGGTACACTCGTCCACGAACACGACGAAACCTGTCTGTTCGAACTACGCATTGCGGGTCCGTCGATCGTCGGAACGATAGCCGATCACGGTGGGACCACACAAGAGATGACGGCGACCGACGGCGCGTGTCGTGTGACTGCAGAACTGGCGACCGAAGGGGACGCCCGGGCCATCGTGGAGGCGCTCCGAGATCTGTACGACGGCGTCGAACTGGTCGCCCGGCGAAATTCCGACCGGCCACCGACGACGCGCCGAGAGTTTCTCGCCGAACTCGCTGACAGGCTCACCGACAAACAACGTGAGGCGTTACAAACCGCGTACGCGACCGGGTACTACGACTGGAACCGGTCCGTCTCCGGCGACGACCTCGCGGCCGCGATGGGAGTCGCGAGGTCGACGTACCACCAGCATCGGCGAGCCGCCGAACGGAAACTCGTCACTGCGTTCTTCGATCGCTGACCCCAGGCGCGACGGGCTTCGGTCGTCGGTTCCTCATCGCCACTCTATCGACTCGGAGAGAGACCGGATCAGGTCCAATGTACAGTCACGGGTCCGACACGCGTTCACCTGACTCACGCACTAGTTAGGTACACTCCTGTTTATCAGGTCAGCCGTGGTACGTAACGGGGCAACTGCCCCTCCCTATGATCGACGCAGACAACCTGGCCCAGAGCAAGGCGATCCAGCAGCGAACCGGGCGGACGTTCCACCTGGCGACGCGCCTGCTACCGTCTCGAATCAGGAACGCGACGTACGTACTGTACGCGTTCTTCCGAATCGCAGACGACGTGGTCGACGATCCGGACCCACCGCCCGCCGAACGCCAGCTCGCGGAACTAGAACGGATTCGCGACGCCGCGCTGGGGAACCGGCCTGCCGACGATCCGGTTCTGGCGGCGTTTCGAACCGTCAGCGAGCGGTACGAGATCCCGGATCGAGAGGTCAACGAGTTCGTCGACGCGATGGCCACTGACGTCTCGAACACGCGATACGAGACGCACGAGGAACTCGCGGAGTACCTCCGCGGGTCGTCGGTCGCCGTCGCGAACATGATGCTGTGCGTCATGGATCCCGAGGACGCAGACACGGCCCGCCCGCACGCGCGGGCGCTCGCCGAGGCGCTCCAGTTGACCAACTTCCTCCGCGACGTTCGCGAGGACGTCGTCGACTACGGGCGGATCTACCTTCCTCAATCGCGCCTCGCCGAGTACGACGTCTCTGAAGAACAGGTCGAACGATTGGCGTTCTCCCCCGAGTTCGCGGTGTTGATGCGGGCCGAACTGGCGCGAACCGAACGACGGTATCGCGCCGGAATCGACGGCGTCCGATACCTGCCCGAAGGCTGCCAGTTCGCCGTGTTGCTGGCGGGGGTCCTCTACGTCGACCACCATCGGCTGATCCGCGCACAGGGGTACGACGTACTCACCAGTCGTCCATCGCTTGCCACCTCGCGGCGTCTCCTCCTGGCCGCGAAGACCTGGTGGCACTGGCGTCGGACGGAGGACCCGCGCGCCGCGTTCGAAGCCGCGAGTTCGATTCCCCCTCGGAACGACGGTCGATGGGACGAGGATGGGACGGAAGACGACGTCATCGTCGATTCACCCGGATCGACGAACGGTGGCGGTGGAACGCGATCGATCGGCGACGTCGTGTCGTGGGTTCAGACGCGCCTCTTTTCGGGTGAGTCCAAATGAGCGGGCTGACGAGCGGCGACCGGTCCGTCTGCGTCGTCGGAGGCGGTGTCGGTGGCCTCGCGACCGCCTGCTACCTCGCCGACGCCGGGTTCGACGTGACGGTCGTCGAAAAGAACGACCAGCTCGGCGGTCGAGCGAGTCGACTCGAACGCGACGGCTTCAGATTCGACATGGGGCCGTCGTGGTACCTGATGCCGGACGTCTTCGAACGGTTCTTCGCACACTTCGATCGAGCGCCGACCGACTACTACGAGCTAACGCATCTCGATCCACACTACCGGATCTACTGGAAGGACGGCGACAGCCTCGACGTGACCGGCGATCTGACCGATATGGGGGCCGCCCTCGAACGGTACGAGCCGGGTGCCGGGGACGCCCTCGAACGGTACCTCGAGACGGCGGCGGAGACGTACGACATCGGGATGGAACACTTCGTCTACACGGATCGGCCGCGGTTTCGCGACTACGTCGACCTGGACGTGATCCGAAACGCGAGCGGGCTGTCGCTGCTCGGTTCCATGCAGGATCACGTCGAGCAGTACTTCGACCACCCGAAACTACAGCAGGTCGTCCAGTACTCGCTGGTCTTTCTCGGCGGGAGCCCGACGAACACGCCCGCACTGTACAACCTCATGAGTCACGTCGACTTCGGTCTCGGCGTCCACTACCCGTCGGGCGGTATGGGCGCCGTCGTCGACGCGCTCGTCGCGCTCGGGCGCGAACTCGGCGTCGACTATCGAACTGGCTTCGAGGTCACGGCGATCGACGGCGAGCGCGGTGCGTTCGCGGTCCACAACCGTCGAGAGACCATCGGCGCCGATATCGTCGTGAGTGACGCCGATTACGCCCACACCGAGGGAACCCTCCTCTCTATCGACGACCGACAGTACGACGCCGAGTACTGGCACGACCGCACGTACGCCCCGTCGGCGTTTCTCTGCTACCTCGGCGTCGAGGGCGACCTCGAGGGGCTGGCACACCACACGCTCGTCCTTCCGACGTCGTGGGACGATCACTTCGAACAGATATTCGACCGACCGTCGTGGCCCGACGATCCCGCCTACTACCTCTGTGCCCCCTCGAAAACCGACGCGACCGTCGCCCCGGACGGCCACAGCAACCTCTTCGTGCTCGTGCCCATCGCGCCCGGACTCCCGGACGGACCGGACGTCCGTGAGCGCTACCGTGACCAGATTCTCGCAGACGTCGCGGCGAACACGGGCGAAGACCTGCGCGATCGCATCGTCGTCGAAGAGACGTTCTCGGTCTCGGACTTCGCGGCCAGGTACAACAGCCGAAACGGGACGGCACTCGGACTCGCCCACACGCTCAGACAGACCGGACCCCTCCGCCCGGGGCACCGCTCGTCCGAACTCGACGGGCTCTACTTCACCGGCTCGTACACCACGCCGGGCATCGGCGTCCCGATGTGTCTGATCAGCGGCGAGCACGCCGCCGAGACAGTCTTCGAAGACGAACGAACGCGCACGCCCCGGCAGGTATGAGCCACGCGCGTCGACTCCTGAGACGGTCGCGACCGCTGTTCTGGCTCTACCTCGCCGGACCGGCCATCGTGGGTGCGGTCTACGCCGCGGACGCCATAGACGCACTCGCCGCCCCGCTGGTGATCGGCCTCGTCGGCTACTTCCTCGTCCCGGCGAACGTGTTCCTCTACGGGATCAACGACGTCTTCGATGCCGAGATCGACGCCGTCAACTCGAAGAAGGACGGGATAGAGGAGCGCTACGAGGGTGACCGTCTGACCGTCCTCGCCGTGGCCACGAGCGCCGTTCTCGGCCTCGCGTTTCTCCTCGTCATCCCGGCGCGCGCCGGGATCTACCTCCTCGGGTTCCTGATACTCGGGGCGGGCTACAGCACCCCGCCGTTGCGGTTCAAGACGACGCCGCTGCTCGACTCCGTCTCCAACGGCCTCTACGTGCTTCCGGCCGGCGTGACCTACGTCACGCTATCGGGGACGCACCCCCCTGCGCTCGCGCTCCTCGGCGGCTGGCTCTGGGCGATGGGGATGCACACCTTTTCGGCAATTCCGGACGTCGAGCCCGACCGTCTCGCCGGGATTCGCACGACCGCGACCACACTCGGCCGACGAGGAGCCCTCGGCTACTGCGTCGCCTGCTGGACGGCGGCGGCGATCGCGTTCGGACTCCTGGACGGACGCGTCGGCGCCCTCGTGGCGATGTATCCGCTGCTCGTCGGCGCCATCGTCGTCGCGAACGTCCGGGTCGACCGCGCGTACTGGTGGTTTCCGGCCGTCAATTCGGCGGCGGGAATGCTCCTGACACTCGGCGGACTCTGGCAGGTGTCCCATGCGTACTGATCGCGAGACCGGGGGGTCGATCCGAACTCGACGGCTCGACGAATTCGTCCGCGAACACCGGTTCACGATCGCCGTCGTCTTCCCCCTCGTCGGGGCGGTCGTCCTCGTCGCCAGCGCGGAGGGGCTCCTTCCCGACCCACTCGCGTTCAACCCGCTCCTCGTCCTCGTCGGGACGGCCGTCATGCGGCTCCCGCTGATCGTCGGATTCCTGCCGGTGCTCGACAGGCACCTCGCAGGCGCCGTACTCGCCCTCGTCGCCTACACGTACGCGATCGAATTCCTCGGGCTCACGACCGGCTGGCCGTACGGCCACTTCGAGTACGGCGTCTCCCTCGGTCCGATGGTCGGCGGCGTGCCACTCGCGCTCCCGCTCTTTTTCCTCCCGCTCGTCCTGAACGCGGTGGTGCTTTCGACGCTGCTTGTCGGTGCCGGCGACCGTCGCTGGCCCCGTCGACTCGCTCTCGGCGTGGCCCTGGTCATCACGATCGACCTCGTCCTCGATCCGGCGGCCGTCTCGATCGGGTTCTGGTCCTACGCCACCGCCGGGCCGTACTACGACGTCCCCGCGACGAACTACGCCGGGTGGCTCCTGAGCGGCTCGATCGCCGTGGCGCTGCTCGAGGGTACGCTTCCCCGCGCCTCCCTCCAGGCGAGACTCCGTACCTGCGAGTTCGCCCTCGACGACCTCGTGAGCTTCGTCCTCCTCTGGGGTGGGATCAACGCCCTCTACGGTAACTGGCTCCCGGTCGGCCTCGCCGGGGTACTCCTCGCCAGCCTGTTGCGAACCGGTCGGTTCGATCTCGCGTCCCTCGCTCGATCGACGGGCCCCGCCGACTCCTGACGGTTCCACACACTTCCGACGGTGCCCGGTACGAGGGGTCCAACTCGGATGTGAACCGAACGCAGACGTGCTCGCTCACTCCGTTCGCTGCGCGCGACTGATAGGGCTCAAATCCTCGTTCGATCCGACACCTGTGGCTCGCGGAGTTGCTCGCCACAGGAATATGGGCCAACTCGGATTTGAACCGAGAGCCTCCACCTTATCAGAGTGGCGCTCAACCTGATTGAGCTATTGGCCCGCTTCGCACTCAGTGGTAGCCGGGTGGGACCTTTAAACGTTTCTTTCCGTTCGAGCGATCACCGCCCCACGGCGTCGTGGTCGTCGCCGTCCTCGGTGCCGGCGTTCGTCGACTCGTCGTCGATCGAGTACGAGCCGTCCGGGTTCCGCGTCACGTCGTCGGCGTCGATCCGGTAGGAGTCGGTGCCGAGATCGACGGTGTCCGAATCGGTCGCGCCTGAACCGCGCTGAGTCCTGGCGCCCGGGCCCGCCGCATCGGTCGGTCCCGTCGATTCACCCGGGAATCCGGCCGTCCAGACTGACCCGGTCACGAAGCCGTCAGCCTTGCGGTCCAGGTACGGGACGATCGCGACCCGCTTGACGAGGAGGCGAATCGGCACGCGGGTGATCGGGACGGCGATCAAGAACCCGATGGCGTCGGTGACGAGCCCCGGCGTGAGCAAGAAGGCACCGGCGGCGACGAGCAACGCGCCGTCTACCACCTCGTCGGTCGGCGCCTCGCCGGCCGCGAGACGTCGCTCGATCTTCCGCAGCGTCCGCCGGCCCTCTGCCCGGACGAGCAAGAGCCCCACCAGTCCGGTGAGGACGACGAGGAGCACCATCTCGAGGATGCCGACGACGTCGACGTAGACGACGACCGCACCGAGGAGGACCGCGTCGAGAAACGGAATCAGGAGGAGCGCGAGTATCCACCGGAGCATTGCTCGATCTTGGGCCCCCACGCCCAAAACCCTTCCTTTCAGTCCCGTCTTCATTCCCCTCGAAACCGCCACGAGCAGGCGAACCGCCGTCGAACGATGGACTTACCCGCTCCACGGGCCTCGATCCGGACATGACCTCGGAGACGCTCGTCGAGTGGCGTGAGTGGGGAGCCGCAGCGTTCGACGAGGCGCGTGCAAAATCGACGCCGATCTTGCTCTCGCTCACGGCGAGCTGGTGTCGACCGTGCGCGGAGATGGACGCCGAGACCTACGCAGATCCGCGGATCGCTGCCGTCGTGGGTGACGCGTTCGTCCCCGTCCGCGTCGACGTCGACGAGCGACCGCGCGTGCGCGACAGGTACAACACCGGCAGCTTTCCCTCGACCGTCGTCCTCACACCCGACGGGAGCGTGATCGCCGGAGCCGGGTACCTCGATCCCGACGGGATGCGCCAGGTGCTCGATCGGGTTCGCGACCGGTGGGATGCGGACGGCCCCGACGCCGGTCGCGTCCCCCGGGCGCTCGCCACGGACGAGCCGCCTGCGGGAACCCTCGACCGATCGATCGTCTCGCAGGTTTCCGGCGCGCTCGAGGCCACATACGACGAACGGGCCGGCGGCTGGGGTGACGGACCGAAGTTCCCCTACCCGGACGCCCTCGAGTTCGCGCTCAAACGCGACCGGACGATGGCGCGACGAAACCTGGAGGCCGTCGCTACCAACCTGCTCGACGACTACGACGGGGGCTTCTACCGGTTCGCGACCGGACGGGACTGGTCGGGGCTCCAGCGCGAGAAACTACTCGACGAGAACGCGGCGCTCGTCCGGGCGTTCGCGAACGCCTACCTCTACACCGGCGACGAATCGTACCGATCGATCGCAGAGCGGGGAATCGAGTACCTGACGACGACGCTGTGGATCGGTGAGAGCGGCGATTCAGCGGGGCCGACGTCGGAATCGACCCCGGAAACCGCCTCCGGCGCGTTCGCGGCCAGTCAGGCGCCCGGTGACGAGACGGTTCACGTTGGTGACCCAACCGAACGCGAGCTGGCCGACGATCCGTCGATCGACGGGAGGGTCTACAGCGGGAAGAACGCACTGGCAATCGACGCCTTGCTCACGTACGCGGCCTACACCGACGACGACAGGGCGATCCGATTCGCACAGCGAGCGCTCCGGACCGTCCGTTCGGATGGCCTCGACGACGGCGTAGTCGCGCACGTCGTCGGCGACCGGGCCGCGGCGTCACCGTCGTGCCTGCTCGTCGATCAGACGCGCGTCCTCCGAGGGCTGGTCCGTGCACACAGCGTCCTCGGTTCGGACACCGTAGACGACGCACGCGCCGTCGCCGACGCGACGATCGAGCGGTTGCACGACGGCGACTCGTTCGTGGACGGGCCGCTCGACGGTCACGGGCTCCTCTCCCGCCCGCTCCGGCCGATCTCCATCACGGCCGAGTTCGCATCGTCCCTCCTCGACCTGTCGCTGATCACGGGCGAGGACGAGTACCGCGATGCCGGCCGCGGGGCGCTCGAATCGTTCGCCGGCGCGAGCGACCGCCTCGGCGTCGGCGCCGCCGCGTACGGGACAGCCGTCGCCCGGTACGTGGACGATCCACTGGTGATCCGGGTCGGAACCGACCCCGGATCCGACCTCCACCGCGCCGCGATGCGACTCGCCGATCACGAGAAGGTCGTCGTACCGAACGCGTCGGCCGTCGACGACGGCACCGCGGTCGTGGGTCGCGGACCGGCGACGGCTGACCCGGCAGCCGACCCTGCGTCGCTCAGTGCCCGCGTCGAATCACTTCTCGAGTAGTGGACGAACGCCGTCCGGCGTACCGGGACCGTCGAGTGCTGGACGGACGAGTCGACGACCCATACCGGTCCGACTCCATCCGGAACAACTCGCAACGGGCTCAAACTACCGAATTGTTTAATACGTAGCGTTCGTGCAATGGGATATGGCAGATCTTCGGGACCTCGGGCTGTCAGAGTATGAAGCACGCGCATACAGGTCTCTGCTCAAAACTGGACCCACAACGGCCAAGGAGTTGTCGCGCGCGAGTGACGTGCCGATGGGCCGTATTTACGACGTGCTCAACTCCATCGAACAGTACAATCTGGTGCGAACACAGACGGCGAGTCGGCCGAAGAAGTACGTTGCCGTCGAACCGTCGACGGCGCTCGATCGATTGCTCGAGGACAAAAAGCGAGAACTCCAGGAGAAGGTCGAACAGTACCAGTCCATCGTCGACGAGCTTTCGAACGAACTCGTCGCCAGCGAACCCGTCGAAGAGCAGTTCTGGACGGCGGCGATCGGACCCTCCGATACGTTCGACCTCCTGCTCGAACGGCTCGCGGCGGCCGACGACTCGATCGTGATGGTCGCGGCCGACCCCTCCCCGCAGATCGACGTTCGAACCGTTGGCGAGTCGGTGCTCGACGAACTCGAGGCAGCACTGGATCGGGGCGTGCCGGTCGACGTGCTCATGACCCGAACGCTCGTCGACGAACTCTCCGCCAACGTCGGACGTCGCTATCGACGAACCCTACAGTCGCGAGAGGGCTTCGACGTCAGGACGTCGGAGCGGGTGACGGGTTCGTTCAACGTCATCGACGGTATGGAGGTCTGCATTCAGGTTCCGAATCCACTCTCCTCGGGCGAGATATTCGGAATGATAGACCTGAAGGACCCGGACTTCGTCTCGGAGGTGTACGAGGAATTTCACCCGAAGTGGCGAGAGGCCGATCCGCTCGAACTGTAGTCTTCGGCCGGGTGCACAACACGGTAGCCGCGCCTGAGTGTGGCCAGAGGACGCTTAGGCCGATCGAATTTCCTCCCGAAGCGTCCCGACGTCGATGACGCGCTCTGCGTGTGCGTTGTGCTGGTGGATAGACTCGTCGTTCGACTGCTTCATCGTCACGACCGCGTCGTCCGGCAGGTGGTGGAACTCCTCGACGACGCCCTCAGCCATCGAGCGCACGCAGTCCTCGACGAACTTGGCGTCGGCGTGGGACTCGTAGGTCATGTGATCTTCGTCCGGCCGCTTCGCCAGGTTGTAGATTCTGGCGCTCATCGCGTCGCGCGCGATATCGATGACGTCGTCTAAGTCCACCTGCGGGTCACCGTCGGCTTCGACGGTGAGTGTGGCGTGGCCGCGCTGGGAGTGGCCCGGCTGGGGCACCTCGTCTAAGAACGCGTCGATCGTCTCGTCGTCGACCCCGAGGTCCTCCAGAGCCGTACGTGCGCGCGCTTCCGACATCCCCTGCGAACAGGGACAGACCGTCATCCCGTCGACGCGGGCACCGATCTCCTCGCGCGTCCCGTCATCGGTCGCCGACGCGGACGCGATGATGTCGACCGTGTGCTGGGTCTCCCGGTCGCTCTCCGGTGTCCGCTCGCGGCGCATGAACGCCGCCTCCATCGACACCTCGGCCCGCGTCGTGTAGTCGTGTTTCTGGAGCAAGCGGCTGGCCGCGTCGCCGCAGACCTCCTCAGCGCGGTAGGCCTCCTCCCGCGTCGCGTCCTCTAAAATCTCGTCGATGACCTCCATGTTCCGACTCATATCAGCGCCCTTTCGCCACGATGGAAGGTCGACGAAGACGTCGAACTCGGCCATCAACACGATCGGTCGCTTGCCGTTTCTGGCGAGTTTGACCAGTTTCTCGACGCCGGTGACGCCGACCTGGCTCAACCCGACGGTCACGTCGGGAGCGCCCGCCTGCACGTCCGGCAGTTGCTTACTCATCGGGTGTATCCTGGGACGACGCGCGATTAGACCTTTCGGAACGAGCGACGGGATCCAGACGACAGGACGTTTCCGCAGCCGTGGACGAATCGGAGTCGACCGATGCCTCGCGCACCGCGCGTAGTGGAGGCGCCGACACACCTGCCCATGTCGAGTCTCCGACACACCGATCCCGTTCGTACTGCGCCCGGCGATCTGCGGTGCGGTGTCGACGTGCCGCGCGTGTCGCTGTACCGCACGAAACGAGACTCCAGACTGCCCGCCCTGTGTTTTAGGATTGCCAAAATTTGGTTTCCGAATTGGGAAGTGTTTTTGCACGTGGAACCATAGATCCGGATATGGTAGCGATCGAGAACCTCGTCCTCGTCTTCGTCGCGGGGCTGATAACCGCACTCGCGACCGGGCTCGGGGCGATCCCGTTCTTCTTCGTCGACGACTTCAGCGACCGATGGAACGTCGCGCTCTGGGGCGTCGCGTCGGGGATCATGGTCACCGTGTCCGTCTTCGGACTCGCGGACGAGGGACTTGCGTACACCGAAGGCGGAATCCCGACGATGCTCGTCCTCGGGTTGCTCGCGGGCGTCGTGCTGGTCGAGGTCGGTGACGCCGTCCTGGATCGCGTCGACGTCGGCGGCGACGCACAGGCCGCACACGACCACGACGCGCCCCTTGAGGACGACGTTCAGACCGACGGTGCGGGTCACGCTCACGACGACCACGCCCTGGAGGCGAAGGCGATCGCCCAGGGGAATCCGAAGACCCTGTTGCTCATCCTCGGTATCCTCACGATTCACAGTTTCCCCGAGGGCGTCGCCGTCGGCGTCTCCTTCGCCGAACTCGGATTCGACGGCGGGCTCTCGGTCCTCGGCTTCTCGATCCCCCTGCTCGCGGTGTTCATGACTATCGCTATCTCGATCCACAACATCCCGGAGGGGACCGCCATTGCGATCCCGATGCGCGCGATGGGCCTCTCGAAGTGGCGGATGGTCGGCGCCGCCATCTTCTCCAGCCTGCCCCAGCCCATCGGCGCGGTCATCGCCTACGGGTTCGTCTCCTGGGCCCGGGACTTCCTCCCCTTCGGCTTCGGCTTCGCCGCCGGCGCGATGGTGTACCTCGTCGTGACCGAGTTCATCCCCGAGGCGCTCGAAACCGGTGAGAACCTGCCAAACGGCGGATACAGGGAACTCGTAATCGGGTTCGGGGCGGGCGCGTTGGCGATGCTGCCGCTGATGGTACTCTGAAGGTACGAGCCGCACAGACCGACGGGGGCGACGTCTCGTGGCGCACAGACTACAGCCGTGCCCGCCATGACGAGCATGTTCGCGCCCCAACGAACGAACCACCTGCCGATAGACGGTAGCTACATAGACGGAAACCCACGAGACAGAAACGGCGGTAGTGTCGAGGTCCCACACAGTCGACGAAACGGTTCTGCAGCGACAGTCTGTGCTATCCGGCGAGCGATCGACACCGAACGGGGAACGAAGCGCTCCTGGATTGGTATCACGACCGCAGTAATATTTATAATACGATAGCTTTTTGCACCACTACTAACAGATATCGCGACGGGTAGGGACATGGTACGGAGCGTGGATCGGTCGGCGGACGACGAGAGGGCAGATCGATGATAACGAGATTTCTGTCGGTCGATATCGTGCTACTCGTCGTTTCGACGCTCACGAACGCCGGTCTCGCGGTGTACGCCATTCGCAATCGCCAGGAGCCGGGGGCAATCCCGTTCGGTCTGTTGATGTGCTCGCTCGTCGTCTGGTCGGGTACGTACGCTGTCGGACTCCTCACGGCCGATCCGTACTGGCGGATGCTCGTCCTGCGAATCATGTGGCTGGGCCTCACGACCCTCTACGTCTGGCTGTTCCTGTTCGCCCTCTCGTACACGGGAAACGGCGACCTCCTCACGCGACGATCGCTCGCGCTGGTGTTCGTCATCCCGGCCGTCATCA comes from the Halovivax cerinus genome and includes:
- a CDS encoding TrmB family transcriptional regulator, yielding MADLRDLGLSEYEARAYRSLLKTGPTTAKELSRASDVPMGRIYDVLNSIEQYNLVRTQTASRPKKYVAVEPSTALDRLLEDKKRELQEKVEQYQSIVDELSNELVASEPVEEQFWTAAIGPSDTFDLLLERLAAADDSIVMVAADPSPQIDVRTVGESVLDELEAALDRGVPVDVLMTRTLVDELSANVGRRYRRTLQSREGFDVRTSERVTGSFNVIDGMEVCIQVPNPLSSGEIFGMIDLKDPDFVSEVYEEFHPKWREADPLEL
- the mptA gene encoding GTP cyclohydrolase MptA; the protein is MSKQLPDVQAGAPDVTVGLSQVGVTGVEKLVKLARNGKRPIVLMAEFDVFVDLPSWRKGADMSRNMEVIDEILEDATREEAYRAEEVCGDAASRLLQKHDYTTRAEVSMEAAFMRRERTPESDRETQHTVDIIASASATDDGTREEIGARVDGMTVCPCSQGMSEARARTALEDLGVDDETIDAFLDEVPQPGHSQRGHATLTVEADGDPQVDLDDVIDIARDAMSARIYNLAKRPDEDHMTYESHADAKFVEDCVRSMAEGVVEEFHHLPDDAVVTMKQSNDESIHQHNAHAERVIDVGTLREEIRSA
- a CDS encoding ZIP family metal transporter; amino-acid sequence: MVAIENLVLVFVAGLITALATGLGAIPFFFVDDFSDRWNVALWGVASGIMVTVSVFGLADEGLAYTEGGIPTMLVLGLLAGVVLVEVGDAVLDRVDVGGDAQAAHDHDAPLEDDVQTDGAGHAHDDHALEAKAIAQGNPKTLLLILGILTIHSFPEGVAVGVSFAELGFDGGLSVLGFSIPLLAVFMTIAISIHNIPEGTAIAIPMRAMGLSKWRMVGAAIFSSLPQPIGAVIAYGFVSWARDFLPFGFGFAAGAMVYLVVTEFIPEALETGENLPNGGYRELVIGFGAGALAMLPLMVL